The proteins below are encoded in one region of Oncorhynchus nerka isolate Pitt River linkage group LG15, Oner_Uvic_2.0, whole genome shotgun sequence:
- the s1pr5b gene encoding sphingosine 1-phosphate receptor 5b, which yields MEMEASRAAYAGTFPTESIGSLPTNTSSPSLLQFFWDYQNNDVIVTHYNYTGKLQTDRYREGLKPEAIAFLVVCLLIILENAVVLIAIWTNKKFHLPMYYLLGNLTLSDLLAGVTYMANIIMSGPNTLRLTPILWFLREGGVFITLAASVISLLAIAIERHVTMVTMKPYHGAKKGRLLALIGGSWALAGLLGVLPVLGWNCMGRLDRCSTVLPLYAKSYILCCVSVFSGVLLAIVVLYARVFRIVRTNTQRQRLGGAKGSLRKGLARKSQKYMALLKTVTIVLGVFIACWLPLFLLLGLDSFCPARRCRLLLKADYFLGVAMVNSLLNPIIYTLTSKDMRRAILKLLCRPCLMTKDGQVKRMGVPFLECSFSKTEVASKKLEGLETTISSGNIVTAQSPIKTLYPKLFKV from the exons ATGGAGATGGAAGCCTCCCGTGCTGCTTACGCTGGGACCTTCCCCACTGAATCTATAGGCTCTCTACCCACCAACACCTCCTCTCCAAGCCTGCTCCAATTCTTCTGGGATTACCAGAACAATGATGTCATTGTGACGCACTACAACTACACAGGCAAGCTCCAGACAGACCGGTATCGTGAGGGGTTAAAACCTGAAGCCATAGCCTTCCTGGTAGTGTGTCTTCTTATCATCCTGGAGAATGCTGTGGTTCTAATAGCCATCTGGACCAATAAGAAGTTCCACCTGCCCATGTACTATCTCCTAG GTAACCTGACTCTGTCAGACCTCCTGGCCGGTGTCACCTACATGGCCAATATCATCATGTCTGGTCCTAATACACTGAGACTAACCCCAATACTCTGGTTTCTGAGGGAAGGAGGCGTCTTTATCACATTAGCCGCCTCCGTCATCAGCCTATTGGCCATCGCTATAGAACGCCACGTTACCATGGTGACAATGAAACCATACCACGGGGCAAAGAAGGGTCGGCTGCTGGCTCTGATCGGGGGCAGCTGGGCGTTAGCAGGGCTGCTGGGGGTGCTCCCCGTCCTGGGCTGGAACTGTATGGGTCGCCTGGACCGCTGTTCCACGGTTCTCCCGCTCTACGCCAAGTCTTACATCCTGTGCTGCGTGTCCGTGTTCAGCGGCGTGCTCCTCGCCATCGTCGTTCTCTACGCCCGCGTCTTCCGTATCGTGCGCACTAACACCCAGCGCCAACGCCTCGGAGGAGCAAAGGGAAGCCTTCGCAAAGGCCTCGCCAGGAAATCCCAGAAGTACATGGCGCTCCTCAAGACAGTCACTATTGTACTCGGCGTCTTCATCGCTTGTTGGTTGccgctcttcctcctcctcggCCTAGACTCATTCTGCCCTGCCCGCCGCTGCCGACTGCTCCTCAAGGCGGACTACTTCCTGGGCGTTGCCATGGTGAACTCGCTCCTCAACCCCATAATATACACCCTGACCAGCAAAGACATGCGTCGCGCTATTTTAAAACTGCTCTGCCGCCCGTGTCTCATGACCAAGGACGGGCAGGTGAAGAGGATGGGGGTGCCGTTCCTGGAGTGTAGCTTCAGTAAGACGGAGGTGGCATCGAAGAAGCTGGAAGGCCTGGAGACGACGATCTCCTCTGGGAACATCGTCACGGCTCAGTCACCCATAAAGACTCTCTACCCCAAGCTCTTCAAGGTCTAA